A single genomic interval of Shewanella psychropiezotolerans harbors:
- a CDS encoding ecotin family protein, with translation MKTSIIMAALIAASGSAFAQDNSDSFINHHWVDLGSNHTDLAMVQRDCQALGSNYHVPTAEHMNKLPDEFRKANLYDRASLLDVVALGFGDKSRYRKYKSPDFLANYNGEPRRTSVRAYGSGVRIRAMYIVKNNLEPFIEEEFIEEKPSSDPIDMLFNDFLLTLKPQPKPIHKPKPIHNMCVQLPMSNPIVPETEGNAANVDELARHEFILDPLTEENNNLVEIVIGKHHQVDCNAYGLEGNVEKIETGFDYPFYKLASYSISHTLMACPAESVRKEFLTIESDKVYIYDSSKPFVVYAPKDLEVSIKTRYITR, from the coding sequence ATGAAAACTAGTATAATTATGGCAGCTCTTATTGCTGCTTCAGGGTCTGCTTTCGCTCAAGATAATTCAGATAGTTTTATTAATCATCATTGGGTTGATTTAGGCAGTAATCATACCGACTTGGCAATGGTACAGCGGGATTGCCAGGCTCTAGGCTCCAATTATCATGTCCCCACTGCCGAACATATGAATAAACTTCCAGATGAATTTAGGAAGGCCAATCTCTATGATCGTGCCAGCCTACTTGATGTGGTGGCTCTTGGCTTTGGAGATAAAAGTCGATATAGGAAATACAAGTCTCCTGATTTTTTAGCTAATTATAATGGTGAACCAAGAAGGACTAGCGTAAGAGCTTATGGATCAGGCGTAAGAATTAGAGCAATGTATATAGTAAAAAATAACCTTGAACCGTTTATTGAAGAAGAATTTATTGAAGAAAAGCCATCTTCAGATCCCATTGATATGCTGTTTAATGATTTCTTGTTAACGTTAAAACCTCAGCCCAAGCCAATACACAAGCCCAAGCCAATACACAATATGTGTGTGCAATTACCTATGTCTAATCCCATAGTGCCAGAAACAGAAGGCAATGCTGCAAATGTTGATGAATTAGCTCGTCACGAATTTATACTTGACCCTCTAACGGAAGAAAACAATAACTTAGTTGAGATTGTCATTGGTAAGCACCATCAAGTGGACTGTAATGCCTATGGATTAGAGGGCAATGTTGAGAAAATAGAAACAGGTTTTGATTACCCATTTTATAAACTAGCTAGTTATTCGATATCACATACATTAATGGCATGTCCAGCAGAATCTGTTCGTAAAGAGTTCTTAACAATAGAGAGTGATAAAGTTTATATTTATGACAGCAGCAAACCGTTTGTCGTTTATGCACCAAAGGATTTAGAGGTTAGCATAAAAACACGGTATATTACCCGTTAA
- the gorA gene encoding glutathione-disulfide reductase → MAQHFDYICLGAGSGGIASANRAAMRGAKVLLIEAKALGGTCVNVGCVPKKVMWYGAQVAEALHLYAKDYGFDVTVNKFDWSTLVDSREAYIDRIHGAYDRGLASNKVTLVRGYGRFVDQRTIEVDGEHYTADNILIATGGSPTIPNIPGAEHGIDSDGFFALREQPKRVAVIGAGYIAVELAGVLHSLGSETHLFVRKHAPLRSFDPMLSEALMESMATDGPSLHIHSTPQAVEKNADGSLTLKLENGESYEVDTLIWAIGRKPSTGNIGLENTQVKLNDKGYVIVDEQQNTTNPGIYCVGDIIQGGVELTPVAVKAGRLLSERLFNGMTDAKMDYKLIPTVVFSHPAIGTMGLSEPEAIAEYGEDNVTVYVSGFTSMYTAITAHRQACKMKLVCAGPNETVVGIHGLGYGMDEILQGFGVAMKMGATKKDFDAVVAIHPTGAEEFVTMK, encoded by the coding sequence ATGGCCCAACATTTTGACTATATCTGTCTTGGCGCAGGTAGTGGTGGTATTGCATCGGCGAATCGTGCGGCTATGCGCGGCGCTAAAGTACTTCTTATCGAGGCTAAAGCCCTCGGCGGAACCTGTGTCAATGTGGGCTGTGTACCCAAAAAAGTGATGTGGTATGGCGCACAAGTCGCCGAAGCTCTGCATCTTTACGCCAAAGATTATGGCTTCGATGTCACGGTAAATAAGTTTGACTGGAGCACCTTAGTCGATAGCCGTGAGGCCTATATCGACCGCATCCACGGCGCCTATGACCGCGGTCTGGCAAGCAACAAGGTCACCTTAGTCCGTGGCTATGGCCGCTTCGTCGACCAGCGCACCATAGAAGTCGATGGCGAGCACTACACTGCCGATAATATTCTTATCGCCACGGGTGGCTCACCAACAATCCCAAATATTCCCGGCGCCGAACACGGTATCGATTCCGATGGTTTCTTCGCGCTCAGAGAGCAGCCTAAACGTGTTGCCGTTATCGGCGCCGGTTATATCGCCGTCGAACTAGCCGGTGTACTGCATTCTTTAGGTAGCGAGACTCATCTATTCGTGCGTAAACACGCGCCACTGCGTAGCTTCGACCCTATGCTAAGTGAAGCCTTGATGGAGTCTATGGCTACAGATGGCCCTAGCCTGCACATCCACAGCACACCGCAAGCGGTAGAGAAGAATGCCGATGGCAGCCTGACCCTTAAGCTTGAAAATGGTGAAAGCTATGAAGTCGATACCCTAATCTGGGCTATCGGCCGCAAGCCTTCTACTGGTAATATCGGTCTTGAGAACACTCAAGTGAAGCTTAACGATAAAGGCTATGTCATCGTCGACGAACAGCAAAATACCACCAACCCGGGTATCTACTGTGTCGGTGATATCATCCAAGGTGGCGTCGAACTCACTCCGGTTGCCGTTAAGGCTGGCCGTTTATTATCTGAACGTCTGTTCAATGGCATGACCGATGCCAAGATGGATTATAAGCTTATTCCGACTGTCGTATTCAGTCACCCAGCGATTGGTACCATGGGGCTCAGCGAGCCTGAAGCCATTGCCGAGTATGGCGAAGACAATGTCACAGTCTATGTCTCTGGCTTCACCTCCATGTACACGGCAATCACTGCTCATCGTCAAGCCTGTAAGATGAAGTTGGTCTGTGCCGGCCCGAACGAGACCGTTGTCGGTATACATGGCCTAGGCTATGGCATGGATGAGATCCTACAGGGTTTCGGCGTAGCTATGAAGATGGGCGCGACCAAGAAAGACTTCGATGCAGTAGTGGCTATCCACCCAACGGGTGCGGAAGAATTCGTTACCATGAAATAA
- the prlC gene encoding oligopeptidase A: MSNPLLTSTKLPLFSKIKPEHIQVAVEQGIANCRSKIDQVLAQSTPFTWDNLVAPLEEVDDELGKIWSPVSHMNSVVSSEEWREAHDACLPLLSEYGTFVGQHQPLYEAYKSLRASSEFEQMSQAKKQVIEHSLRDFELSGIGLSDEDKLRYGELVKRMSELTSRFSNQLLDATQAWSKLITDEGDLAGLPESAIAAAKAMATAKELEGWLFTLDIPSYLPVMTYSDNRDLREECYRAFVTRASDQGPFAGEYDNGPLMDEIVALRHELAQLLGFESFAHKSLATKMAETPEQVLAFLNELASRSQEQGKTELAELTEFAKQECDASDLQPWDLSFYAEKLKHHRYEISQELLRPYFPEDKVLSGLFYTVSRLFGLSVKEQQEFDSWHKDVRFFHITDSDGVHRGSFYLDLYAREGKRGGAWMDDCRGRRLTPNGLQDPVAYLTCNFNAPVDGKPALFTHDEVTTLFHEFGHGIHHMLTKIDVAGVSGINGVPWDAVELPSQFMENWCFEEEALAEISGHHETGEPLPKAMLDKMLAAKNFQSGMVMLRQLEFSLFDFRLHLEYSPKQGAKIQAKLDEVRRQVAVVKAADFNRFQHSFAHIFAGGYAAGYYSYKWAEVLSADAFSRFEEEGIFNLGTGRSFLENILQMGGSEEPMVLFKRFRGREPKIDALLRHSGIGGE; the protein is encoded by the coding sequence ATGAGCAACCCTTTGCTTACCAGCACCAAGTTACCCCTATTTTCGAAGATTAAACCTGAACATATTCAGGTAGCTGTAGAGCAAGGTATCGCTAACTGCCGCAGTAAAATTGATCAAGTGCTAGCCCAGTCGACTCCCTTTACCTGGGATAATTTAGTTGCCCCTCTAGAAGAGGTGGACGATGAGCTAGGCAAGATTTGGTCACCAGTTTCTCACATGAATTCTGTTGTCAGTAGTGAAGAGTGGCGCGAGGCCCATGATGCCTGTCTGCCTCTGCTGTCTGAGTACGGCACTTTCGTCGGTCAGCATCAACCACTCTATGAAGCCTACAAGTCATTGAGAGCGTCGAGTGAATTCGAACAGATGAGCCAGGCCAAGAAACAAGTTATCGAACATAGTCTGCGTGACTTCGAGTTGTCAGGTATCGGCCTCAGCGATGAAGACAAACTCAGATATGGTGAGCTGGTCAAGCGTATGTCTGAGCTGACTAGTCGCTTTTCGAATCAGCTACTCGATGCCACTCAGGCCTGGAGTAAACTGATCACTGATGAGGGCGACTTAGCCGGTCTTCCTGAGTCTGCGATTGCCGCAGCTAAAGCCATGGCAACAGCCAAGGAGCTAGAAGGCTGGCTATTTACCTTAGATATCCCATCCTATCTCCCTGTTATGACTTACAGTGATAACCGTGACCTACGTGAAGAGTGCTACCGCGCCTTTGTGACTCGTGCATCCGATCAGGGACCCTTCGCCGGTGAATATGATAACGGCCCCTTGATGGATGAGATTGTCGCTCTGCGCCACGAGCTAGCCCAGTTGTTAGGCTTCGAGAGCTTTGCGCATAAGTCATTGGCCACTAAGATGGCCGAAACACCTGAGCAAGTGCTGGCGTTTCTTAATGAACTTGCGAGCCGCTCTCAAGAGCAAGGCAAAACTGAGCTGGCTGAATTGACTGAGTTTGCCAAGCAAGAGTGCGATGCAAGTGATCTTCAGCCTTGGGATCTAAGTTTCTATGCCGAGAAGCTGAAACATCACAGATATGAGATTTCTCAAGAGTTACTGCGTCCATACTTCCCTGAAGACAAGGTACTTTCGGGTTTGTTCTATACCGTGTCTCGTCTATTTGGCCTGAGTGTTAAAGAGCAGCAAGAGTTTGATAGCTGGCACAAAGATGTGCGCTTCTTCCATATTACCGATAGTGACGGTGTACATAGAGGAAGCTTCTACCTAGACCTTTATGCCCGTGAAGGTAAGCGTGGCGGTGCCTGGATGGATGATTGTCGTGGCCGTCGCCTGACACCAAATGGTCTGCAAGATCCTGTGGCTTATTTGACCTGTAACTTCAATGCACCAGTGGACGGCAAGCCTGCCTTGTTTACTCACGATGAGGTGACCACCCTGTTTCATGAGTTTGGTCATGGTATTCACCATATGCTGACCAAGATAGATGTTGCCGGAGTTTCTGGTATCAATGGTGTGCCTTGGGATGCGGTAGAGCTGCCTAGTCAGTTTATGGAAAACTGGTGTTTTGAGGAGGAGGCGTTAGCCGAGATATCCGGACATCATGAAACGGGTGAGCCGTTACCGAAAGCCATGTTAGATAAGATGTTAGCGGCGAAGAACTTCCAATCTGGCATGGTGATGCTGCGTCAACTCGAGTTCTCGTTATTCGATTTCAGGTTACATCTGGAATACAGCCCTAAGCAGGGTGCCAAGATTCAAGCCAAACTGGATGAAGTGCGTAGGCAAGTTGCCGTGGTCAAAGCCGCCGACTTTAATCGTTTCCAGCACAGCTTCGCCCATATCTTTGCCGGTGGTTATGCCGCAGGGTATTACAGTTACAAGTGGGCCGAAGTGCTTTCTGCCGATGCCTTCTCGCGCTTCGAAGAGGAGGGGATATTTAACTTAGGAACTGGTCGTAGCTTCCTTGAAAATATCTTACAGATGGGCGGCAGTGAAGAGCCTATGGTCTTGTTTAAACGCTTCCGTGGGCGTGAGCCTAAGATAGATGCTCTGCTGCGCCACAGTGGTATCGGCGGCGAGTAA
- a CDS encoding thioesterase family protein produces MNLYFRLIWLFVWRVRHCNSIGFLDTSRITYRALPFDCDINLHVTNSRYPAFLDLARTYMMAEMGFLKKFIKMKWMPIVNAAEFTYIRDIKPFTKFEIETKLVGWDEKYFYIEQRFVSGATLHCIVHVRGVFVCRGKQVPIETMIKEVNFEGPAPELPPEVIKWKQFLQLKKERNI; encoded by the coding sequence ATGAATCTCTATTTCAGGTTAATTTGGCTTTTTGTCTGGCGAGTACGCCATTGTAATTCTATCGGTTTCCTCGACACCAGCCGTATCACCTATCGTGCCTTGCCCTTTGATTGTGATATTAATTTGCATGTGACTAACTCAAGATATCCGGCATTTCTGGATCTTGCCCGTACCTATATGATGGCCGAGATGGGGTTCCTGAAGAAGTTCATCAAGATGAAATGGATGCCAATCGTCAATGCCGCCGAATTTACCTACATCAGAGACATCAAGCCCTTCACTAAGTTCGAGATAGAGACCAAGCTGGTGGGCTGGGATGAGAAATACTTTTATATCGAACAAAGGTTTGTCAGTGGCGCTACCCTACACTGCATCGTACATGTACGCGGCGTGTTTGTGTGTCGAGGTAAGCAAGTCCCCATAGAGACGATGATCAAAGAAGTTAACTTCGAAGGTCCGGCCCCGGAACTTCCCCCGGAAGTGATTAAGTGGAAGCAGTTTCTACAACTGAAGAAAGAGCGGAATATTTAA
- a CDS encoding glutathione S-transferase family protein — MELFYHPLSRYSQKVLIALYEKQANFYPRIIELTDPFSRKEFSQFYPPGKVPLLKTKAGELIPESSIIIEYVDHEFSTGTRLLPREQKVALDTRLQDRLIDQDFSNILFELERQKLESGDNNQIRIKYLENDINRFLHYLDALLEHNHWLCGDSLTLADCALFPCLYCAQDHFKLFEYDNLDRYWHQAQLRGAFQQVTEEVVLAQIEVLSGRRPIP; from the coding sequence ATGGAGCTGTTTTATCATCCACTTTCCCGCTATTCACAGAAAGTCCTTATTGCCCTCTACGAAAAACAAGCCAACTTCTACCCAAGAATCATAGAACTCACCGATCCTTTTTCCCGCAAAGAGTTCAGTCAGTTTTATCCTCCGGGTAAGGTGCCACTCCTCAAGACCAAGGCCGGAGAGTTAATTCCTGAATCGAGCATTATTATAGAATATGTCGATCATGAATTTTCCACTGGCACTCGCTTGCTACCTAGAGAACAGAAAGTCGCTCTGGATACGCGCTTACAAGACCGCCTGATAGATCAAGATTTCAGTAATATATTATTTGAACTCGAACGCCAAAAACTCGAGTCTGGTGACAATAATCAGATACGCATTAAGTATTTAGAAAATGACATTAACCGCTTTCTTCATTACTTAGATGCCTTGTTAGAACATAATCACTGGTTATGTGGCGATAGTTTAACCTTGGCAGACTGCGCGCTTTTCCCGTGCCTGTATTGCGCACAAGACCATTTTAAGTTATTTGAATATGACAACTTGGACAGATACTGGCATCAGGCTCAATTAAGAGGCGCATTTCAACAGGTAACAGAAGAGGTCGTTCTGGCACAAATAGAAGTCCTCTCAGGAAGGAGGCCAATACCTTAG
- a CDS encoding LysR family transcriptional regulator, with amino-acid sequence MDAGQLYRMLVFANVVEQGSLTAAAEELGISRSMVSQHLKKLELRCETQLIQRTTRKMALTHEGQNFYYYCAELLQLAKQAENATHPDDIELHGSIKILAPICFGEHDLIKHIGAFHRLHPKIHISIQLEDRHMSLRENKIDIAIQADAQIVPQIEAIKLAQFDEYLVASPQYLEQHGSPLHPDMLQMHQWVLQASNQLPKRCQIKNSYGDKFTLNINPFISCNSNLGVMSLIKQGLGIGILPSYLAQPQIASKHLVHILSDYHLQEGVIYATHPFNDVVPPKVKAFLDFIEERLKA; translated from the coding sequence ATGGACGCTGGGCAACTGTATAGAATGCTAGTCTTTGCAAACGTCGTCGAACAAGGATCCCTCACCGCTGCAGCTGAGGAACTGGGTATTAGTCGATCCATGGTCAGTCAACATCTGAAGAAATTAGAGCTAAGATGTGAAACACAGTTGATTCAGAGAACCACGAGAAAAATGGCGCTCACCCATGAGGGTCAAAATTTCTATTATTATTGTGCCGAACTGCTTCAGCTGGCCAAACAGGCCGAAAATGCGACTCACCCCGATGACATTGAGCTACATGGCAGTATTAAAATTTTAGCTCCGATTTGTTTCGGTGAACACGATCTGATCAAGCATATAGGGGCGTTTCATCGACTTCATCCTAAGATACACATTTCGATACAGCTCGAAGATCGACACATGAGTCTTCGAGAGAATAAGATCGACATAGCGATTCAGGCTGATGCCCAGATAGTTCCACAAATAGAAGCCATCAAACTAGCACAATTCGATGAATATCTTGTCGCCAGTCCGCAATACCTTGAACAACATGGTTCGCCACTACACCCGGATATGCTACAGATGCACCAATGGGTGTTGCAGGCGTCGAATCAACTCCCTAAACGATGTCAGATCAAAAATAGCTATGGCGATAAGTTTACACTCAATATCAATCCATTTATCAGCTGTAATAGTAACTTAGGGGTCATGAGCCTAATCAAGCAAGGGCTCGGCATTGGAATATTACCAAGTTATTTAGCCCAGCCTCAGATAGCCAGCAAACACTTGGTGCACATTTTGTCCGACTATCATCTACAAGAGGGAGTCATCTACGCAACTCACCCGTTCAACGATGTGGTACCACCTAAGGTGAAGGCTTTTCTCGACTTTATTGAAGAGCGGCTAAAGGCTTAA
- a CDS encoding DNA-3-methyladenine glycosylase I, with amino-acid sequence MSRQESFSAIYQRASDRKGGDEGLESLLEVTLSVDEIGEYNDAQLLSEMSKKVFQSGFVWRIVENKWPAYEKAFFGFEPMKVLMLSPEQLHDRASDVTLIRHMKKTMAIYDNALMIQDIAREHGSLAEYIANWPGEDIIGLWAQLKRRGTRLGGNTGPYFLRAMGKDTFLLTSDVQAYMKAHKLVDFGFSSKSGLKQVQAVFNTWQQESGRSLANISRILACGVGDNRV; translated from the coding sequence ATGAGTCGACAAGAATCTTTCTCTGCCATCTATCAAAGAGCCAGTGACCGCAAAGGTGGTGATGAAGGCCTGGAAAGCCTGCTAGAGGTGACTCTCAGTGTCGATGAGATAGGTGAGTATAACGATGCTCAACTGCTGTCTGAGATGAGCAAGAAGGTGTTTCAGTCAGGGTTTGTTTGGCGCATCGTCGAGAATAAATGGCCTGCCTACGAGAAAGCCTTTTTCGGTTTCGAGCCTATGAAGGTGCTGATGCTATCGCCTGAGCAGTTACATGATAGGGCCAGCGATGTGACACTTATCAGACACATGAAGAAGACCATGGCCATCTATGATAATGCGCTGATGATTCAAGATATTGCCAGAGAGCATGGCAGCTTGGCCGAATATATCGCCAACTGGCCTGGTGAGGATATTATCGGCTTATGGGCACAGCTTAAACGCAGAGGCACTCGACTTGGTGGTAATACGGGTCCCTACTTTCTGCGAGCCATGGGCAAGGATACCTTCCTGTTAACCAGTGATGTGCAAGCTTATATGAAAGCGCACAAGCTGGTGGACTTTGGTTTCAGCTCAAAGAGTGGGCTCAAACAAGTGCAAGCAGTATTCAACACCTGGCAACAAGAGTCAGGCCGTAGCCTTGCCAATATCAGCCGCATTCTGGCCTGTGGCGTAGGGGATAATAGGGTTTAG
- a CDS encoding DHA2 family efflux MFS transporter permease subunit: protein MTYRYQITLVFLLGFFIDCINIFMLAIALPSIASEFHTDTSTVAWVANAYILGMTLIIPISPWLASRFGPRNIISLSMALFTISVLLCGFSSSFYELVSWRFIQGLGAGLMIPIGQSLTFSQFKNSQRAKVSTLVMAVALIAPAISPMIGGIIVEHFSWRWVFFSNAPLSILVCLLAWNWIRNERRAAVSKPDIWGLLLVSVALTALLMGMSVYANDQNSLVGVFTLPTVAALTLLYIKHDKNHEDAIINLSLLKNNKLTLSVIIYYAIPGVFTGVNLLNIFFLQDILNFSADKTGMFMILYGFGALIAMMFCGRSYNRIGPNKLFISSLILHSAGISTLLWVHPGSPLMVIMLAYTLMGIGGGLGANCAQTTALMDFDKHQMSKGSVIWNINRQVSFCVGAAFFTMVFNLLCVALQLPKIEAYHLTYLIAALIGILPLLYIKNLN from the coding sequence ATGACTTATCGCTACCAAATAACACTGGTTTTTTTACTCGGTTTCTTTATCGACTGCATTAATATCTTCATGTTGGCAATCGCCCTGCCTTCGATTGCCAGTGAATTCCACACCGATACCTCAACCGTAGCTTGGGTTGCCAATGCTTATATCCTGGGAATGACTTTAATCATTCCCATCAGCCCTTGGTTAGCCAGCCGGTTTGGGCCAAGGAATATTATCAGCCTATCTATGGCCTTATTTACCATTTCAGTGCTCTTATGTGGTTTTTCAAGCAGTTTTTATGAACTCGTCAGCTGGCGATTTATCCAAGGATTAGGTGCGGGCCTTATGATCCCCATAGGACAATCACTGACCTTCAGCCAATTCAAAAATAGTCAGCGAGCCAAAGTTTCTACCTTAGTGATGGCGGTAGCATTAATTGCCCCTGCAATCTCACCAATGATAGGAGGGATTATTGTCGAACACTTCTCTTGGCGCTGGGTATTTTTCAGTAATGCTCCGCTCTCAATACTGGTGTGCCTGCTAGCATGGAACTGGATTCGAAATGAAAGAAGGGCCGCAGTCTCAAAGCCAGATATCTGGGGGTTGCTACTTGTAAGTGTAGCGTTAACTGCACTGCTAATGGGAATGTCAGTTTATGCTAACGATCAAAATAGCTTAGTTGGGGTATTCACCCTGCCCACAGTGGCGGCACTTACCCTACTTTATATCAAACACGACAAAAACCATGAAGACGCCATTATTAACCTAAGCCTACTCAAAAATAACAAGCTGACCTTGTCGGTCATCATCTATTACGCCATTCCTGGGGTATTTACCGGCGTTAATCTGCTCAATATATTTTTCTTACAAGACATATTGAATTTCAGCGCAGATAAAACCGGTATGTTTATGATTCTCTATGGTTTTGGAGCTCTTATTGCCATGATGTTCTGTGGCCGGAGCTACAACAGAATTGGACCAAACAAGCTATTTATCAGTAGCTTAATACTACACAGCGCAGGTATATCTACCTTGCTATGGGTTCACCCAGGCTCACCACTCATGGTAATCATGCTGGCGTACACACTGATGGGCATTGGCGGAGGCTTAGGAGCTAACTGTGCACAGACAACCGCATTGATGGATTTTGATAAACATCAAATGTCAAAAGGCAGCGTGATCTGGAACATCAATCGACAGGTATCTTTCTGCGTCGGAGCAGCTTTCTTTACCATGGTCTTTAATCTGCTATGTGTTGCCTTGCAGCTCCCAAAAATCGAAGCCTATCACCTTACATATTTAATCGCCGCCCTGATTGGCATATTGCCACTCTTGTACATCAAAAATCTAAACTAA
- a CDS encoding LysR family transcriptional regulator yields the protein MDLLKSISTFQLVVEYKSFSGAAHAMNLVPSAVSRQVSELEKWLGVRLLQRTTRSIGLTSEGRSYLAQMALISQSVAELKGAIPSSTELKGDLRITAPLILGKYVLPSVLSQFSNQHPEVNLSLFLTNRNVNLAEEGYDLALRVGNLPDSGLIARTLGEYQIKTLASPSYLERYGVILTPQELKGHRCLINNARHTPRRWLYQIDDNPIQVKVHGDIESNDSECLLEFCLQGQGIIQLPTFQVRRLIEQGELVELIPEYSAPPQQVSLLFTSNKLMGPVQRALIDFLVDFFHKNPVARGN from the coding sequence ATGGATCTTCTTAAATCGATATCTACCTTTCAATTAGTGGTTGAATATAAGAGTTTCTCCGGTGCGGCCCATGCTATGAATTTAGTTCCCTCTGCAGTGAGTCGACAGGTGAGTGAGCTAGAAAAGTGGTTGGGAGTACGCTTATTGCAGCGGACAACGCGGAGCATAGGCTTAACTAGCGAAGGGCGAAGTTATTTGGCACAGATGGCGTTGATTAGCCAGAGCGTGGCGGAGCTAAAAGGGGCGATTCCATCCAGTACAGAATTAAAGGGCGACTTAAGGATTACGGCGCCATTAATTCTAGGGAAATATGTTTTGCCATCTGTGTTATCGCAATTTTCAAACCAGCATCCAGAGGTTAACCTGTCACTTTTTTTGACGAATAGAAACGTAAATTTGGCCGAAGAGGGTTATGATCTGGCACTGCGAGTAGGTAATTTACCTGACTCAGGTTTGATTGCGCGCACGCTAGGAGAGTACCAGATCAAAACCCTCGCATCTCCCAGCTATCTGGAGCGTTATGGCGTCATTCTTACCCCACAGGAACTGAAAGGTCATCGGTGTTTGATTAATAATGCGAGACATACTCCGAGGCGCTGGCTTTATCAAATTGACGATAATCCTATACAAGTAAAAGTGCATGGCGACATTGAGTCGAATGATTCTGAATGCTTACTGGAATTTTGTTTGCAAGGTCAGGGGATCATACAGTTGCCGACTTTCCAAGTTAGGCGCTTGATCGAACAGGGAGAATTGGTTGAACTAATACCTGAGTACAGCGCTCCCCCTCAGCAGGTTTCTTTACTATTTACCAGCAATAAGCTGATGGGGCCAGTACAGCGAGCCTTAATTGATTTTCTGGTAGATTTTTTCCATAAAAATCCGGTAGCAAGGGGAAATTAA